One Perognathus longimembris pacificus isolate PPM17 chromosome 13, ASM2315922v1, whole genome shotgun sequence genomic window, CTTAGAGCAAGAGTTGTCTTGGTGACTGGATGTGCCCAGCATTCATCCCCAAATAGTCACCTTGGAAGCCAGCGCGGCGGCCTTGTCCAGCTTCTCTTCTGTAGCAGATGCTGCCAGCTGGGCATACACCGAGAATGGGCAGACTACCTTGACCACACAGGTCTGTTGTGCAACCAAAGCTAGTTTGTTTGCATTAAGTCCTCAGCTTGGGTCCTGGATTTCAGAACCTTGGGAAATCCCAGCTAAGCTCTGGCCTTTGTTAGTCCCATCACCCTCTTTTCCCCTCAAAGAAAATGCTTTCCTCATGGACAAAAAACAAGGCCCCGTGGTCTTGGGTTTACCCCCCTTCGTACAGTGGGCAAGGCAGGTAACCAGAGCCTTAGGTTCGGAACTGATTCTCCATTCCGGCACCTCaccccgccaccccacccccatttctgCCCTCCTCATGGGGCTCAGGGGTGTCCCACAGGCTCCCTGGGGGGCCTGCCTCCCTGAGGATCCTTCCCAGGTAGGAGGGCCGCGGCCCCGACCCTGTTTACAAGGAAGAAGGCCAGCACGCACGCCACCGCGCCCTGCACCGCTCTTTATTGCTGCTGGGCCAGGCACCCGGTGCAGCCCAGCCGGGGGAGGGGACCCCAGGCTGCCTCCCGCCAGGCGGAGCCGAACCTCCGGGCCCGAGCCAGGCCCAGTCCAGGGCGCAGAGGCCTCGGGAAGGGCCCGGGCGCAGGCCTAGCCTGGCGAGTCGCCGGCCGCGGGCTCCTGGCAGAACTCGTCCATGATCTCGAGGAAGCGGCCGAACCTGGGGGGCCCCGTGCTCAGCGCTGGGCGGGTCTGGGGCGGGGACGACCCGAACACTGTCCTCAGGGAGCCGCGCACCAGCTGCCGGTAGCGCGCGCGGAACTCCCGGAGCAGCCGCTTGGCCTCCAGGTACTGCTTCTGCGTCACCAGCCGCTGCTCCGCGCGCCGGCGCAGCACCGcacctgcggggcggggcggagggggcggggggctcgcCCGGTTCTCCCCCAGACACCCCGCCCCAGGAcccgggccgggggaggggaggccgggccgtACCTAGCGGCGCCTCCGTCACGGTGCGCGGGTCCCGCATGCGAATGAGGATGTCGTCCAGCAGCTGAGCGCGGGTCTTCTGCGGGGCTGGCGCCGGCACCCTCGCGGCCTGCAGGAGGAGGCAGGCGTTCGGGCAGCCAGGGAGCGGGGTGCCGGGGTCCGGAGGGCCCTGGGgacgcccccgcccccgggcggCTGGGCGCTCACCCGCCTCCTCCTGGGGACGTAGGGCTTCTGGAAGGCGTCGAGCCGGGGCTTGGAGGAGCGGCAGAGCAGCGGGTACTTGAGCATGCGCTGCAGGGCCTGGGCGTTCTTCCGGATGCCTAGGGAGAAGATGCCACGGGCGCCCGGCCTCGCCCCAGCAGCCCCAGCGAGAGGGCAGCGCAGCCTCCCGGGCCCCCCGAGAACCGGTCCTACTGGACGCCCAGCCCCCCATCTCAGCGAGTCGCACGGCGGGGCCGGCACCGAGGAGGGCCCAGCGGAGGGCTGCGCGCGTGCCCTCTGGGCCTCGGCTGAGCTGGGAACTGCCTGGCTTTTCCAGCCCGACCAGCTGAGCCAGCCCGGGGCCCCCAAAGCCAGGGGGGCCCGGAAACGGCTAAGGGCGCCAACAGGCGGGGCTTCGAGCCAGAACGCGGCAAGGAGACCTCTGCGGACACGGACCGAGGCCGCTAGGCACCCACCGTGACTCGGCCCTGACCTTGGCCGCGAAGGTGTCTGCGGCCCTCACCTACCCTTGGGCTCCACGAAGGTTGGATCGGGCTTGGCAGTCAGCAGCTCCTCATAGCCCACGTACTTGCTCGGGGAGGGGGCCGACGGGAGCTTCCGTCGAGTCCTCTTCACCTCTCTGGGTGCGGTGGGTGGTCTCTTTGggtgcttctccttcccctttaaATCGCCTTGGTGGGTGCCAGGGCCAGGCAGGTCATTCACCTGTGCAGAGAAGAAAACAGCTCATTCCCCGCCTACTTTCAAGTACCAGCTCTGCACCGGTCCCCACCCTGGACTCTGAAGGTGGAGATAGGGCCTGAGGAAGCAGATGGCAAGCCAGGTTAAGGACCAAACATCTCCAAGAAGGCTGTGGTTTGGGTTAACTGCAGGGGAAAGCCATGCCTGGAGGAGCCAGGAGAGCTGTCTACACGCCAGGCGGGGCCAAGGACTGCAAGCATGAGCACCGGGACTCAGCAGGTAAGGAACGGGATCTACCAAGGTACAGAGTTCAGACTCATCAAGGGGCATTTAGGACAACTAAAGATTGATGCGGCTGGAGAGCCAGGTAGAGATGGGCACCAATCAGAGCCCAGGCGAGTAAGGGCCTTTAAATGCCAAATTGAGGGTGTCTTTTGTGGTCTATATTTTATCTATCTTTATACTGGTGGCAAACTATGGAGGATTTTAGTCTATCTACatgtcttgtttttccttttgtgccgATATTCAGGCCTGAACTCACACCTTCAAGCTTTCgactggctttttcactcaaggctagggctctaccacttgaggcacacctccacgtctgggtttttgctggttaactggagaaagtgTCTTGCAGATTTGtatgtctgggctggtttcaaacaggaccactcagctctcagcctcctgagtagctacaattccagactggggccaccagcacccagctctgcatTGTCTAGAAAGATTCAAAGGCAACTCACAGAGGGACCCTTGCACTCTGAATTTATCTGCCCTGTGTGGACTAAAAGGGATGAGTGGAGAATTAGATCTAATGTATGCATGGTGTACACCTTGAAGAGATCTGGTCATGGGCATACTGAAGGGGGAgactggaggcaggaagatcatgctCAAGTGAACTTGGTCAAATCTTTGGCCTCTGTGCAGGTTTAAAgcattttgcattttggaatatttgcatgcatgtacacacacacacacacacacacgtacgtataCCTCAGAGATGAGACCCAATCCTGCACATAGAAACCATTTACATTTTATACACATGTACGCTTGGAAGGAAATCttgcataatattttaaataattttatgcatGAAACGCAGTTTCATGGTGTGGAGTTTTCCACTGTGGTCATGGTGGGCTTGGAGAGATTTCAGATTTTGAAGCATTTTGGATTTCAGACTCTCAGATAAGGGACGTTCAACCTGCATTTCCCTTCCCGATATATCATCTGTCTGTAGCATCTTTTTTACTACCCATCGAGTGGTACTCTCTGCCAGAGAGCCCGTGCTGCCTGGGTCTCCAGCTTGCTAGCTCCTACTCCGCCTACAGAGCTCAGTGcatccagtggggggggggggggcggcggaagTGCCCTGCCCTCTTCCAGGTTTCTTAGGCTCAGTTTCCCAGTAGACTCTGGGTGCTGGAGGGCAGGTCCTGCCCCTGGGCATCCTTGGCTCCTGGAACCCTGGGGCAGCACGAGAGGTGAGGTGGCCTGAAGCAGGGAGGCAGAGACAGTGGCAACCCTGTAGAAACCTGATCAGCCAGACTCCAGATGCTGTCTGTGCCCAGGGATGTAATCTCTGTAATCCCGCCTCTCTGGAGCTCCTGAGTGGCCACACAAGCTCTGCCAAGGGAGCTGCCTTTGGGTCCCCAGACTTGCCCTCTGCTTGCTATGGGCTCTGCAGACAATGGGGAGATAGGTGAGTTCAGGCACCTGGGTCAGGAAGATGGACTCTGTGCTCTTGATGTCCTCATCCGACAGGTGCTCGGGACTGACTCGGCCGGCTGTGTCACTTGGGCAGGATGCAGTCTCTTCACTATGCAGAGTGGAGTCAGAGCAGATGGGGGGCAGGGGCACAAAGGTCCTGCGGGACAGGGAGAGGCCTTCCAGGTCCTCGGTGGGCATCTGTATGTCCTGAGAGGCACTCCTGGCGTAGGGCATATCCTcctccagctctgcctctggctctGTCACATCCCGCAAGGGAGACTCAGCTGTGACCATGTAGAGCTGGTGGGGTATCACAGGCTGCTTCGGCACCTTGGGGACCTGGCTTTTCACCTGTCGTGGGAGGAAGGCAGGGTTCGATCAGGAGTCACTCCTCCACG contains:
- the Xrra1 gene encoding X-ray radiation resistance-associated protein 1 isoform X3, with translation MKKDVDRTEVVFSSYPGFSTSETTKVCSFPPIFEILPVKSLKVRNQTLAPPFPELRYLSLAYNKISKEDAVLPVALFPSLCELVFHNNPLVSHTRGVPPLLKSFLQERLGIHLIRRKLVKAKHHMLMPRKESRKVKSQVPKVPKQPVIPHQLYMVTAESPLRDVTEPEAELEEDMPYARSASQDIQMPTEDLEGLSLSRRTFVPLPPICSDSTLHSEETASCPSDTAGRVSPEHLSDEDIKSTESIFLTQVNDLPGPGTHQGDLKGKEKHPKRPPTAPREVKRTRRKLPSAPSPSKYVGYEELLTAKPDPTFVEPKGIRKNAQALQRMLKYPLLCRSSKPRLDAFQKPYVPRRRRAARVPAPAPQKTRAQLLDDILIRMRDPRTVTEAPLGAVLRRRAEQRLVTQKQYLEAKRLLREFRARYRQLVRGSLRTVFGSSPPQTRPALSTGPPRFGRFLEIMDEFCQEPAAGDSPG